Proteins encoded together in one Acholeplasma hippikon window:
- a CDS encoding immunoglobulin-like domain-containing protein: MKRVLSVVSLFLLALFLIACEKTDEQPTDKNQVALDSAYSKMGAIISDPSNITVNFVVPTTLAGGVKAEWSSKEEGVISFVANPDGTMTATVNRPNMGEGDAKVEISAKLTIKAELSDATLEKVWSIVLTVKENTVEVIEINTIADVLAIRDEAYDGGTYSVTIPNVTVFAKGDVFFGYDGTGIVQLYQSQTTYEIGKVYTITGALEWYFGIWEIVKSTGVEQTGATPQYPTKQEIESVEDVINEFTEAGHHDYPTVASGNFEPVYATITGKVYMIPNDSSNYNTYIIDKDAETLVLGTSTQPANGLLVYYNTSDLAYLRSFAGFEVTMDVIIYTYRSNNLAFAIYYVGGPTGITANLNNEQKVDLAKSATKLPVEVYKANTTLTLPTTVEGVNVAWSFANQDAASNALVNLTTGAVTLPEGARQEVKLKATYTLGDAAGTKEFSILVGEIPLSTAAEVKAATSNTYKFRVQGTVLGYNGNRQISIVDASGAVTVYETAANAELINALNGKVVEFIGSRTVFNDLVQLTNVEFKEVADATPIVPTAADLLTYAKWDAKTLMPLQSGVVSVANLKVTEIVANTFGNVELVLVDVVTERTIKFFWDSRQPLAKEVSDFLLAVKVGDWLSFNSALLTWRNSTPQLAVTKVGQVVAGTEVVLTEAQKLNLDKLSLVVPSDIRTDLPSTFKYGSTVVWTASEAGIIAADGKFTAPATSKEVTLTAVLTNGEETVTLTFTVVARSADDKESLLFTFTFGDVAKTGYSAGTIKYNEGEQEISIEKNRAQINANASNDPWKTSGQFLVFAPIGSAKESYAILDLTADAFKDMTKIEFSFAAWNQNNVAQTKALEDSYLGIEKLVDGEWVKVGANVFSQLTKDELVTVSFDVQGGGKYRIVYNAPSATKTGNTDYAIGVDNVKILG; this comes from the coding sequence ATGAAAAGAGTTTTAAGCGTAGTATCATTGTTCTTACTTGCTTTATTCTTAATTGCTTGTGAAAAAACAGATGAGCAACCAACGGATAAAAATCAAGTAGCATTAGATAGTGCATATTCAAAAATGGGTGCGATCATTTCTGATCCATCAAACATTACAGTTAACTTCGTAGTTCCTACGACTTTAGCGGGTGGCGTAAAAGCAGAATGGTCTTCTAAAGAAGAAGGCGTAATCTCATTCGTTGCTAACCCAGATGGTACAATGACTGCTACAGTTAATCGTCCAAACATGGGTGAAGGCGATGCCAAAGTTGAAATCAGTGCTAAATTAACAATTAAAGCAGAGTTATCAGACGCAACATTAGAAAAAGTTTGGTCAATCGTTTTAACAGTTAAAGAAAACACAGTTGAAGTAATTGAAATTAATACAATTGCTGACGTTTTAGCTATTAGAGATGAAGCGTACGATGGTGGTACATACTCAGTAACTATTCCAAATGTTACAGTATTTGCTAAAGGTGACGTATTCTTCGGTTATGACGGAACAGGTATCGTTCAATTATACCAAAGCCAAACTACATATGAAATTGGTAAAGTTTATACAATTACTGGTGCATTAGAATGGTACTTCGGTATTTGGGAAATCGTTAAATCAACTGGTGTTGAACAAACTGGTGCAACTCCACAATACCCAACTAAACAAGAAATTGAATCAGTAGAAGATGTAATCAATGAATTTACAGAAGCTGGACATCATGATTATCCGACAGTAGCTTCAGGTAACTTCGAACCAGTTTATGCAACAATTACTGGTAAAGTTTACATGATTCCAAATGACTCATCAAACTACAACACTTATATCATTGATAAAGACGCTGAAACATTAGTATTAGGTACATCTACTCAACCAGCTAACGGTTTATTAGTGTACTACAACACATCAGACTTAGCTTACTTACGTTCATTCGCTGGATTTGAAGTAACTATGGATGTAATTATTTATACATATAGATCAAATAACTTAGCATTTGCAATCTACTATGTTGGTGGACCAACTGGTATTACTGCAAACTTAAACAACGAACAAAAAGTTGACTTAGCTAAGAGCGCTACTAAATTACCAGTAGAAGTTTACAAAGCTAACACAACATTAACATTACCTACAACTGTAGAAGGTGTTAACGTTGCTTGGTCATTTGCTAATCAAGATGCTGCTTCAAATGCATTAGTTAACTTAACAACTGGTGCGGTTACATTACCAGAAGGTGCAAGACAAGAAGTTAAATTAAAAGCTACTTATACTTTAGGTGATGCTGCAGGCACTAAAGAATTCTCAATTTTAGTAGGGGAAATTCCTCTATCAACTGCTGCAGAAGTTAAAGCTGCAACAAGTAACACTTACAAGTTCAGAGTACAAGGTACAGTATTAGGCTACAACGGTAACAGACAAATCTCTATCGTTGATGCTTCAGGTGCTGTAACAGTTTATGAAACTGCTGCTAATGCAGAATTAATCAACGCTTTAAACGGTAAAGTTGTTGAATTCATCGGTTCAAGAACAGTATTCAATGATTTAGTTCAATTAACTAACGTTGAATTCAAAGAAGTTGCTGATGCGACTCCAATTGTTCCAACAGCTGCTGATTTACTAACTTATGCTAAATGGGATGCTAAGACATTAATGCCATTACAATCTGGCGTAGTTTCAGTAGCTAACCTAAAAGTAACTGAAATCGTTGCAAACACATTTGGCAATGTTGAATTAGTATTAGTTGACGTTGTAACTGAAAGAACAATTAAATTCTTCTGGGATTCAAGACAACCACTTGCTAAAGAAGTATCAGACTTCTTATTAGCAGTTAAAGTAGGTGATTGGTTATCATTCAACTCAGCATTATTAACATGGAGAAACTCAACTCCACAATTAGCAGTAACTAAAGTAGGTCAAGTTGTTGCTGGTACTGAAGTTGTTTTAACTGAAGCTCAAAAATTAAACTTAGATAAATTATCATTAGTCGTTCCATCAGACATTAGAACTGATTTACCTTCAACATTCAAATACGGTTCAACAGTAGTTTGGACAGCTTCTGAAGCAGGAATTATTGCTGCTGACGGTAAGTTCACAGCTCCTGCAACTTCTAAAGAAGTTACTTTAACAGCCGTATTAACAAATGGTGAAGAAACTGTAACATTAACATTTACTGTTGTAGCTAGATCAGCTGATGATAAAGAATCATTATTATTCACATTCACATTTGGTGATGTTGCAAAAACTGGATACAGTGCTGGTACTATTAAGTACAACGAAGGAGAACAAGAAATCTCAATTGAAAAGAACAGAGCACAAATCAATGCAAACGCATCTAATGATCCTTGGAAAACTTCAGGTCAATTCTTAGTGTTTGCTCCAATCGGAAGCGCTAAAGAGTCATATGCAATTCTTGATTTAACTGCTGATGCTTTCAAAGATATGACAAAGATTGAATTCTCATTTGCAGCTTGGAACCAAAATAACGTTGCTCAAACTAAAGCTTTAGAAGATTCTTACTTAGGAATTGAAAAATTAGTTGACGGCGAATGGGTAAAAGTTGGTGCAAACGTATTTAGCCAATTAACAAAAGATGAATTAGTAACTGTTTCATTTGATGTACAAGGTGGCGGTAAATATAGAATCGTTTACAACGCTCCAAGTGCAACTAAAACAGGTAACACTGACTACGCAATCGGGGTTGACAACGTTAAAATCTTAGGTTAA
- a CDS encoding DHH family phosphoesterase: MNVLKEIYKKIKKHNKIIIYGHKRPDGDCYGAQFGLKNMIQNAFPNKEVYVTGETSEYVSFVGTPDIIVPNDLSEDFYKDALSIVVDTATAERVSNQNYKLGLEVIKIDHHIPIDQYGDLRWVDTNFPSCAQMMAYFSTKIKKFKITKPGAVAMYTGILTDTGRFKYRGVTELTHNMAGLLLTKGADVEEIDKHLSSESLEVIKFKGYVYGNFITTDKGFVYLKITEDIRNQYNLSYEEASSVVNMLGGIEGFPVWAIFIEDKGEIRVRLRSNGPDIDKVANQFRGGGHAKASGATLYSWDELDSFINAVHEVL; the protein is encoded by the coding sequence ATGAACGTTCTAAAAGAAATTTATAAGAAGATTAAAAAACATAACAAGATTATTATTTATGGTCACAAGCGTCCAGATGGAGATTGTTACGGTGCACAATTTGGATTAAAAAATATGATTCAAAACGCATTTCCTAACAAAGAAGTTTATGTGACTGGTGAAACAAGTGAATATGTATCATTTGTTGGTACACCTGATATTATTGTTCCAAATGATTTAAGTGAAGACTTCTACAAAGATGCACTATCAATTGTTGTTGATACAGCAACAGCTGAACGCGTTTCTAACCAAAACTATAAGTTAGGTTTAGAAGTAATTAAAATTGATCACCATATTCCAATTGATCAATATGGTGACTTACGATGGGTAGACACAAACTTCCCTTCATGTGCACAAATGATGGCATACTTCTCAACAAAGATTAAAAAATTCAAGATTACTAAACCAGGAGCGGTTGCAATGTACACAGGAATCTTAACAGATACTGGTCGCTTCAAATATCGTGGTGTAACTGAATTAACTCACAATATGGCAGGTCTTTTACTAACTAAAGGTGCAGATGTAGAAGAAATTGACAAACATTTATCAAGCGAATCATTAGAAGTTATTAAGTTTAAAGGTTACGTATATGGTAACTTTATTACAACCGACAAAGGCTTTGTTTACTTAAAGATTACTGAAGATATTAGAAATCAATATAATCTTTCATATGAAGAAGCAAGTTCAGTTGTGAATATGTTAGGTGGTATTGAAGGATTCCCAGTTTGGGCAATCTTTATTGAAGATAAAGGCGAAATTAGAGTAAGATTACGTTCTAATGGACCAGATATTGATAAAGTTGCAAATCAATTTAGAGGTGGCGGACATGCGAAAGCGAGTGGAGCTACACTTTATAGTTGGGATGAATTAGATTCATTTATTAACGCAGTACACGAAGTTTTATAA
- a CDS encoding MgtC/SapB family protein has translation MNFLFDLPEGFDLVSDFLTLEEWLFVIVIPMAIVFGVTFYIGLERQNVGKAAGISAHVLVGLGALMISLVQRIMYYDQINAGLDPEGQRVIAQVVSGIGFIGAGVIMKDNKNIIHGITTAATLWFSALLGIVCGSGHLWEGAFFGLFVVIFITIRDLKRGLNPLRSNKNSIGARLNPNKKITVQVSEEEK, from the coding sequence ATGAATTTCTTATTTGATCTTCCAGAAGGTTTTGATTTAGTATCAGATTTCTTAACGTTGGAAGAATGGTTATTTGTGATTGTGATTCCAATGGCAATTGTGTTTGGCGTCACATTCTATATTGGATTGGAAAGACAAAATGTTGGAAAAGCTGCTGGGATTTCAGCTCACGTTTTAGTTGGTTTAGGTGCATTAATGATTTCATTGGTACAACGTATTATGTATTATGATCAAATTAATGCCGGGCTTGACCCAGAAGGACAACGTGTTATTGCACAAGTTGTTTCTGGTATTGGGTTTATTGGTGCTGGCGTAATTATGAAAGATAACAAAAATATCATTCACGGAATAACAACAGCTGCAACTTTATGGTTCAGTGCTTTATTAGGTATAGTATGCGGTTCTGGCCATTTATGGGAAGGTGCATTCTTTGGATTATTTGTTGTTATCTTTATTACAATAAGAGATTTAAAACGAGGACTTAATCCACTAAGATCAAACAAAAATAGTATTGGTGCAAGATTAAATCCAAATAAAAAAATTACAGTTCAGGTTAGTGAAGAAGAAAAATGA
- a CDS encoding DHH family phosphoesterase has translation MEKQILKKIKSYESIIIHRHTRPDLDAYGSQMGLKEVLKFNFPEKKIYVVGDASPYPFNTKMDEISDEIYKDSLVFVLDTSVKALVSDERYTLGKELIVVDHHLNDTDLNPDIFYKDSSVISCAELITRLAINNELILNQEASNHLISGIIGDSGRFMYIKPENGSHAFLMASEIMKQQPDIQKLYDFLYLEDLARRKVKSMFQSFELTENLVAYRINSKELVKQSGLDFQSVSRGMVNQMSGIKEVFIWASFTQDENDLYIAELRSRGISIVDLAKKYGGGGHANACGATLKSMDEVNLMIKDLNERAGERA, from the coding sequence ATGGAAAAACAAATTTTAAAAAAAATTAAATCATATGAATCAATTATTATTCACCGTCATACAAGACCAGATTTAGATGCATATGGATCTCAAATGGGATTGAAAGAAGTCTTAAAATTCAATTTCCCAGAGAAAAAGATATATGTTGTTGGAGACGCATCACCCTATCCATTTAATACAAAAATGGATGAAATTAGTGATGAAATTTATAAAGATAGCTTAGTCTTTGTCTTAGATACCTCTGTAAAAGCATTAGTATCAGATGAACGCTATACATTAGGTAAAGAGTTAATTGTTGTTGATCATCACTTAAACGACACAGACTTAAATCCAGATATTTTTTATAAAGATTCAAGTGTCATTTCTTGTGCAGAACTAATCACAAGATTAGCAATTAATAATGAGCTTATATTAAACCAGGAAGCCTCAAATCACTTGATTTCAGGTATAATTGGTGATTCCGGTAGATTTATGTATATTAAACCCGAAAACGGCTCACACGCATTTTTAATGGCATCAGAAATCATGAAACAACAACCGGATATTCAAAAACTTTATGACTTCTTGTATTTAGAAGATTTAGCAAGACGAAAAGTGAAATCAATGTTCCAAAGCTTTGAATTAACAGAAAACTTAGTTGCATATAGAATTAACTCAAAAGAATTAGTTAAGCAAAGTGGATTGGATTTTCAATCTGTATCCCGTGGTATGGTCAATCAAATGTCGGGCATTAAAGAAGTATTTATTTGGGCAAGTTTCACCCAAGATGAAAACGACCTATATATTGCTGAATTAAGAAGTCGCGGTATTTCAATTGTTGATCTTGCAAAAAAATATGGCGGTGGCGGACATGCAAATGCATGTGGTGCAACGTTAAAATCTATGGATGAAGTTAACTTAATGATAAAAGATTTAAATGAAAGAGCAGGAGAAAGAGCATGA
- a CDS encoding lamin tail domain-containing protein, with protein MKKTLLSIIFVFAAFVLVACGKNEAKPLVISKVYTSEAQEDNLIELYNASEKAIELKNYSIQIYTNGSKEVNQTIALTGSIESEGYYVIGSSFHTDSNVKAKIDLVYENFLPFNGNDAIELAYNKKGIDLVGTIGSDSVFAFNLTIIRTGLKEEYAPSMEYKFTKFISYVPNAYQYLKNDNHEIKTVEDILKGPKLEQRYLETTYVNPTRPTVGNGGVITTTLQSIADGDTAWFVAKDGFPGGSVRYYYINTPEVNGSYVNAQPWGYVASKYNKEYLLVNASTKTLQLQSIPNYSLTEGNGRNLSLVWVNGHLSQFMIAAEGLTQVPLSFESYDLLLTYKDIPYLTFLKFAEENAKANGWGIHGYPTNPNGEKSPDWNYQANGGVGALATTNPNWKPHLPLPW; from the coding sequence ATGAAGAAAACATTATTAAGTATTATTTTTGTTTTTGCAGCATTTGTACTAGTTGCTTGTGGCAAAAACGAAGCAAAACCACTTGTGATTTCAAAAGTGTATACATCAGAAGCGCAAGAAGATAATTTAATTGAATTATATAACGCATCTGAAAAAGCGATTGAATTAAAAAATTATTCAATTCAAATTTACACAAATGGATCTAAAGAAGTCAATCAAACGATTGCCTTAACAGGTTCAATTGAATCAGAAGGCTATTATGTTATTGGAAGTAGTTTCCATACTGATTCAAATGTAAAAGCGAAAATAGATTTAGTTTATGAAAACTTCTTGCCATTTAATGGTAATGACGCAATTGAATTAGCATACAATAAGAAGGGCATCGACTTAGTTGGTACAATTGGTTCTGACTCAGTATTTGCATTTAATTTAACAATCATTAGAACAGGACTTAAAGAAGAGTATGCTCCATCAATGGAATATAAATTTACTAAATTTATTTCATATGTTCCAAATGCTTATCAATATTTAAAAAATGATAATCATGAAATTAAAACTGTAGAAGATATCTTAAAGGGTCCAAAACTTGAACAAAGATATTTAGAAACAACTTATGTTAATCCCACACGTCCAACTGTTGGAAATGGCGGTGTTATCACAACAACACTACAAAGTATTGCTGATGGTGATACAGCTTGGTTTGTTGCTAAAGATGGATTCCCTGGTGGCTCTGTTCGTTATTATTACATTAACACACCAGAAGTTAACGGTAGTTATGTAAATGCACAACCATGGGGCTATGTAGCAAGTAAATACAATAAAGAATACTTATTAGTTAATGCTTCAACTAAGACATTACAACTACAATCTATTCCAAATTATTCATTAACAGAAGGTAATGGAAGAAACCTTTCATTAGTGTGGGTAAATGGTCACCTAAGCCAATTTATGATTGCTGCAGAAGGATTAACTCAAGTACCATTAAGTTTTGAGTCATATGATTTACTATTGACATATAAAGATATTCCATATTTAACATTCTTAAAATTTGCTGAAGAGAATGCGAAAGCTAATGGATGGGGAATCCATGGTTATCCAACAAACCCAAATGGAGAAAAATCTCCTGACTGGAACTATCAAGCTAATGGTGGTGTTGGTGCATTAGCTACGACAAATCCAAACTGGAAACCACATTTACCTCTTCCTTGGTAA